A stretch of the Perca fluviatilis chromosome 17, GENO_Pfluv_1.0, whole genome shotgun sequence genome encodes the following:
- the pla2g3 gene encoding group 3 secretory phospholipase A2, protein MTHIAPLLAVIFTSSLLRCAAAEASILCTWTKVLPNNEVHLSFLRSDSRQASPSLRLYHSAWSGEHALRSCAWSDDAAVIQNYLSLCRERTHEFSDHPDGKLDVDSMLQTEDLCESVAALGDGGRPRPARSIGGHHQGSAERSEVRSHQRVKRGFIVPGTLWCGSGNKAPSYADLGVFAETDSCCREHDHCKNTILSFHSEFGVFNSNIFTMSHCDCDNKFRSCLMEAKDRISNVVGYTYFNLLKMHCFELFNKLQCKERNWFGMCKETQMVQYAEVHPAMAYESPDSTEASMNGSFTNTTIPTELLGNSMSDSIAAAAAAAAAAVSTVPTPSPRNTLLTKKQTQSELDITEKQLSCEVYKDLDECRNKILPQRKRYGLHNPDDRTLYHCNCTTRLFQTLAKQRQLTEVQALLLGHVSQSCFMAQNCTAGKICPSVVVKAELPRLEQSSRADTEEQRHLQAVQLKVRRPITRRAKRKDRAVRLHKLCLRMVRPKLNQNKTRTHRQGAHQPAV, encoded by the exons ATGACGCACATCGCTCCTCTTCTCGCTGTCATTTTCACATCATCACTCCTGCGCTGCGCGGCTGCAGAGGCATCGATCCTCTGCACCTGGACTAAAGTTTTGCCTAATAACGAAGTGCATTTGAGTTTCCTCCGGAGCGACTCCCGGCAGGCCTCTCCATCCCTGCGGCTCTACCACAGCGCCTGGTCCGGGGAGCACGCTCTGCGCAGCTGCGCGTGGAGCGACGACGCGGCAGTGATCCAGAACTATTTATCTCTGTGCCGGGAGCGCACGCACGAGTTCTCCGACCACCCGGATGGAAAGCTCGATGTGGACTCCATGTTGCAGACAGAGGACCTGTGCGAGTCTGTGGCTGCCCTAGGGGACGGTGGGCGCCCGAGGCCGGCGAGGAGCATCGGTGGACATCATCAGGGTTCAGctgaaaggtcagaggtcaggagCCATCAGCGTGTAAAGCGCGGTTTCATTGTGCCAGGGACTCTCTGGTGCGGCTCCGGCAACAAGGCGCCGTCATATGCAGATCTGG GAGTTTTTGCAGAGACCGACAGCTGCTGCCGTGAACACGACCATTGCAAAAACACCATCCTGTCCTTTCACTCCGAGTTTGGGGTCTTCAACAGCAACATCTTCACCATGTCTCACTGTGATTGTGACAACAA GTTTCGCTCTTGTCTGATGGAGGCCAAAGACCGCATATCCAACGTGGTGGGATACACCTACTTTAACCTGCTGAAGATGCACTGCTTTGAGTTATTCAACAAACTGCAGTGTAAAGAGAGAAACTGGTTTGGCAT GTGTAAAGAGACCCAAATGGTTCAATATGCTGAGGTTCATCCGGCCATGGCGTACGAGTCCCCTGATTCAACCGAGGCCAGCATGAACGGCTCCTTCACAAACACCACCATACCCACGGAGCTGCTGGGGAACAGCATGTCAGACTCcatcgctgctgctgctgctgctgctgctgctgcagtgtcCACAGTCCCTACACCGTCACCGAGAAACACTTTACTGACCAAAAAACAAACTCAGTCTGAGCTGGATATCACAG AGAAGCAGCTGTCGTGTGAAGTCTATAAGGATCTGGACGAGTGCAGGAACAAGATCCTTCCCCAGCGGAAGAGATATGGCCTCCACAACCCAGACGACAGGACGCTGTACCACTGCAACTGTACCACCAG GTTATTCCAGACTTTGGCTAAACAGAGACAACTGACCGAAGTACAGGCTCTTCTGCTGGGACATGTGTCTCAATCCTGCTTCATGGCGCAGAACTGCACAGCAGGCAAAAt CTGTCCATCAGTTGTGGTGAAAGCAGAGCTTCCTCGGCTGGAGCAGAGCAGCAGAGCAGACACGGAGGAGCAGCGCCATCTACAGGCTGTCCAGCTGAAGGTCAGGAGGCCAATCACGAGGAGAGCTAAGAGGAAAGACAGAGCTGTCAGGCTTCACAAACTGTGTCTCAGGATGGTCCGGCCCAAACTCAACCAGAACAAGACCAGAACACACCGTCAGGGCGCACATCAGCCAGCTGTGTGA